A stretch of Longimicrobiaceae bacterium DNA encodes these proteins:
- a CDS encoding response regulator transcription factor, with protein MITLLIVTAVRFYREGLADALSRRPALSVAATAAGYDEARRLAAALEPDVVLLDAGLPGARDLVSRPGCTVVVDVGDDESEVVAWVEAGASGYVPREASLDDLAATVERAARGEMHCSPRITAYMQQRLSQLSLYAGQRIPPSHAVQLTLREREIVELIGRGLTNKGIARHLGIEVATAKNHVHNILGKLQVEHRDDAAAWLRRNPSGSARVA; from the coding sequence ATGATCACGCTGCTGATTGTCACCGCAGTGCGGTTCTACCGCGAGGGGCTGGCCGACGCGCTGTCGCGGCGGCCGGCGCTGAGCGTGGCCGCGACCGCCGCCGGCTACGACGAGGCACGGCGGCTGGCGGCGGCGCTGGAGCCCGACGTGGTGCTGCTGGACGCGGGGCTTCCCGGCGCGCGAGACCTCGTTTCCCGGCCGGGATGTACGGTGGTGGTGGACGTGGGCGACGACGAGAGCGAGGTAGTGGCCTGGGTGGAGGCGGGCGCGTCGGGGTACGTGCCGCGCGAGGCATCGCTGGACGATCTGGCGGCCACCGTGGAGCGCGCAGCCCGCGGAGAGATGCACTGCTCGCCCCGCATCACGGCATACATGCAGCAGCGGCTGAGCCAGCTCTCGCTATACGCGGGGCAGCGCATTCCGCCGTCGCACGCCGTCCAGCTCACGCTGCGCGAGCGGGAGATCGTGGAGCTGATCGGGCGCGGGCTGACCAACAAGGGGATCGCGCGCCACCTGGGGATCGAGGTGGCCACGGCCAAGAACCACGTACACAACATCCTGGGAAAGCTGCAGGTGGAGCACCGCGACGACGCGGCCGCCTGGCTCCGCCGCAATCCCTCCGGCTCCGCCCGGGTGGCGTA